The stretch of DNA CAGGCCCAGCGCGTGCTCTGCCTGGCCTCCAACGGCGAGCGCACCATGATGACGCAGCGCTACTTCGAGCGCCCCACCGGGGCGGCGTACAGCGGCCACGAGCTGGCCGTAGGAACCCGACGCATGATCTGGCGCTTCGCGCCCACGGGCTCGCTGCGGCGGGCCGATGGGGGGCTGCTCGAGCACGACCTTGTGCTGGCTCCACGCCAGTCGCACGTGACCGGCGACATGCTCGTGCACGATCTCGATTTCGCGGGCGACACCCTCGTCGCGG from Pseudomonadota bacterium encodes:
- a CDS encoding DUF4915 domain-containing protein — protein: MSTPSRLVGPLGYGHSENVPHLLDTLGISLIITTYQAQRVLCLASNGERTMMTQRYFERPTGAAYSGHELAVGTRRMIWRFAPTGSLRRADGGLLEHDLVLAPRQSHVTGDMLVHDLDFAGDTLVA